A single genomic interval of Symbiobacterium terraclitae harbors:
- a CDS encoding 3-hydroxyacyl-CoA dehydrogenase NAD-binding domain-containing protein: MMERIAVIGGTAAGVEIAALAARGGYVTCLHEPDPAGLAEAGRRVQDRLDALEGEGHGGVRVARKARVRLDPSLDSAVADADFVIEAARDDLAGKRELFARIDGLAPAHAILATYSATVSSAYLASATSRPDRVVSMGFFGPPLAPAAVAIIQEPHLTSEVLAVVAELVWRMGLEPLMLRRGREPEGAA; the protein is encoded by the coding sequence ATGATGGAGCGGATCGCGGTCATCGGCGGGACGGCGGCGGGGGTGGAGATCGCCGCCCTGGCCGCCCGGGGCGGTTACGTGACCTGCCTGCACGAGCCGGACCCCGCCGGCCTGGCTGAGGCGGGGCGCCGGGTGCAGGACCGGCTGGACGCGCTGGAGGGGGAGGGGCACGGTGGCGTGCGGGTGGCCCGGAAGGCCCGGGTGCGCCTCGATCCCTCGCTGGACTCGGCGGTGGCGGACGCCGACTTCGTCATCGAGGCCGCCCGAGACGACCTGGCCGGCAAGCGGGAGCTGTTCGCGCGCATCGATGGCCTCGCGCCCGCCCACGCCATCCTGGCCACTTACTCGGCGACGGTCTCCTCGGCCTACCTGGCCTCGGCGACCAGCCGCCCCGACCGGGTGGTCAGCATGGGCTTCTTCGGGCCGCCGCTGGCTCCCGCCGCGGTGGCGATCATCCAGGAGCCGCACCTGACCTCGGAGGTGCTGGCGGTGGTGGCCGAGCTGGTCTGGCGGATGGGCCTGGAGCCGCTGATGCTCCGGCGGGGGCGGGAGCCAGAGGGAGCGGCGTGA